One window of the Eucalyptus grandis isolate ANBG69807.140 chromosome 8, ASM1654582v1, whole genome shotgun sequence genome contains the following:
- the LOC104414578 gene encoding DNA-directed RNA polymerase subunit 7-like protein — protein sequence MLCEVELDRYVYPGKPDRNGLISRRSIVTCLLKYLLLEKASKDHGYFLAITSIKSISLHAVRGFPYPWFRVIFKCRSFMPFQGEILQGVVEQVFRSGRGLLLRSGPLKLAFLSVIKMPGYSFVPGENPSFLHDKLGKIEAGVVVRFTVLSVRWMGRRWGARNEFAVLASIDGESLGPLPLVQPDDIEL from the coding sequence ATGCTTTGTGAAGTGGAATTGGACAGGTATGTCTATCCTGGTAAGCCAGACAGAAATGGATTGATTTCTCGAAGGTCAATAGTAACGTGCCTCTTGAAGTACTTATTACTTGAAAAGGCGAGCAAGGATCATGGCTACTTTCTGGCCATAACATCCATTAAAAGCATCAGTTTACACGCAGTCAGGGGGTTTCCGTATCCGTGGTTCCGCGTGATATTCAAATGCCGCAGTTTCATGCCTTTCCAGGGAGAAATCTTGCAGGGGGTTGTGGAGCAGGTATTCAGGTCAGGAAGGGGTTTGCTCCTCAGGAGTGGACCTTTAAAATTGGCGTTTCTATCAGTGATTAAAATGCCGGGGTACAGCTTCGTTCCTGGAGAAAATCCTTCGTTTCTTCATGACAAGCTCGGGAAAATAGAAGCAGGTGTCGTGGTTCGTTTTACAGTGCTCAGTGTTAGATGGATGGGGAGAAGGTGGGGCGCAAGAAATGAGTTTGCCGTCCTTGCTAGCATAGATGGAGAGTCTTTGGGGCCTCTTCCACTGGTTCAACCCGACGACATCGAATTGTAA